A stretch of Candidatus Omnitrophota bacterium DNA encodes these proteins:
- a CDS encoding alpha/beta hydrolase → MRNTFLPRWQDNSLPSEYNLSYEEVNFYSKDKLKLKGWLILKDKGFPTIVLCHGLGTNKSDLLGIAEFIYNADFNLFLFDFRGHGESQGRTTSFGYLEQRDLEGAIDYIFARSDLENKNLGVFGLSLGGAVAIMVAAKDSRIKAVISDSSYKGLYSSMVHHARFLYGFPKFPFNVFLRLTYFLRFGIDPKKISPQEVIAQISPYPVFILNGEKDLQIPKENAEVLFEKAKPPKELWIIPGAGHGEGYGIYFEEYQRRIIEFFRKNL, encoded by the coding sequence GTGCGGAATACATTTTTACCACGCTGGCAAGATAATTCTTTACCCTCAGAATATAATCTTTCCTACGAAGAAGTCAATTTTTACAGTAAAGACAAATTAAAGCTTAAGGGCTGGCTAATTTTAAAAGACAAAGGTTTTCCTACAATAGTTTTATGCCACGGTTTAGGAACAAATAAATCAGACCTCCTGGGCATAGCTGAATTTATTTATAATGCGGATTTTAATCTATTTCTTTTTGATTTTCGTGGACACGGTGAAAGCCAGGGAAGAACGACCTCTTTTGGTTATCTTGAACAAAGGGATTTAGAGGGAGCAATTGATTATATTTTTGCCAGGTCTGATTTAGAAAATAAAAATTTGGGAGTCTTTGGTTTGTCCTTGGGTGGAGCAGTGGCCATAATGGTTGCCGCCAAAGATTCCCGGATTAAGGCAGTGATTTCTGATAGTTCCTATAAGGGTCTCTATTCTTCCATGGTCCATCATGCCAGATTTCTTTATGGTTTTCCTAAGTTTCCTTTTAATGTCTTCTTAAGATTGACTTACTTTTTACGCTTTGGGATTGACCCTAAAAAAATTTCTCCTCAAGAGGTAATTGCCCAAATCTCTCCTTATCCAGTTTTTATCCTCAATGGAGAAAAAGATCTCCAGATACCCAAAGAAAATGCGGAGGTCTTATTTGAGAAAGCAAAACCTCCCAAAGAACTCTGGATTATCCCTGGTGCAGGCCATGGTGAGGGCTATGGGATTTATTTTGAGGAATACCAGAGAAGAATCATTGAGTTTTTCCGAAAGAACCTCTGA